GAACGTTGACGAGAACATCATCCACGAATACAGAATGAGCGGCTGGATCAAGGGTAATATTTTTGTATTGCAATACTGAATCAGCTCTGCCCTGAGAGCGCCTTACCAAGGCTCTAATCCTTGCACTTAATTCGTTTAAATCAAAAGGTTTAATAAGATAATCGTCAGCGCCACTATCTAAACCTTTTACTCGATCTTCTATTGATTCCCGAGCTGTAAGAATAATGACAGGCGTGGAATTTCCATCATGTCTGATGTTTTGTAATAATGATAAACCGGATAATTTAGGTAATCCCAAGTCAAGAATAATTAATTCAAAAGACTCTGATTTGAGAGCCGCTCGCGCAGCTTCGCCATCTTTTAGCCAGTCAACAACATACCCAAATTGTGTCAGTCCGGCTTTTACTGCATCACCAAGCAGTTCATCGTCTTCAACAAGTAATAATCTCATCGGTGCTCCTACTTTTTCTCTTACCACAGTCTATATTTTTCTGCAGATAAAAAGATATTACTATTGCTTTTCAAAACCTTTTTCATCGGTGTGTTTTGTTAAATAAAAAGCTTGAATCAAAACAAAAAGTAAAGTAAACCCAACACCACCAAATAATTTAAAATTAACCCATACATCGGTATCATAATGATAGGCGACATATAGATTTAATGCTCCCATCACTATAAAAAATAATGTCCAAGCCAAATTAAGTCGATACCAGATTTTTGTTGTTAAATTGATGTTTGTTTCCATCATTTTTTGGATTAGTGGCTTAGAACCTATATAACTGGAACTAAAAAAGACAAGTGCGGATAACCAGTAGATACCTGTAGGCTTCCATTTGATAAACCAAGGGTTTTGAAAGAATAGCGTCGCTCCTCCCAAGATCATAATGATAGCCAGACTAAACAAATGCATTTTTTCATAATGCTGAAATTTTAACCTATAGAGCGCAACTTGACTTAATGAGGCTATCATAGCAACAGCAGTAGCTGTATAAATGCCAAAAAATTTATAGACTATAAAAAATAAAACGATAGGAAAAAAATCAAATAGTAATTTCATATATTGTTTAATTTATCAATTAATTATTATCATTATAACACAAGTTTTTTAACTCACCTGCAAGCTTCATACCGTATTAACAAAATAATTTGCACAATTTACATACTTATCACAGATTTCTTATTAAATAATCTTTAAGCGTTTAGCGACATACCGGTAGCTCGGATATTTCCTCAAGAACACGTTTCTGTTTTAATCAGATACATTAGTATATCCAGTTTACATTATGATAATGCACAGAATCTAGCCAATTAATATCTTTTGTCCCAAGCGAAGGAACGTTGATTTTTTAAGCCCTGGATTTAAGCTGATAATAGTATTAACTTTTGTTTGGTATTTTTTGGCAATAACGCTCAAGCTATCTCCTGATTTTACTATATATTCAATAGGTTGTTTGACTCTTTTCCATATTACCAACCGCTGGCCTTTACGTAATGGCGCATTGATTGCCAATTTATTCCAGTTTTGTATATCTTTAGCTGCAACCCCATAAGTTTTTTGAATTTTCTGATAGTTATCATTATTTTGTACGATGTGAATAATACGGATATTTTTCATTGGTACTGGTTGTTTGACAGCAGGTTTTTTTTCTTGTGGAGGTATTTTAGCTACGGCCGGGGAATTTTTGCTGCTAGGAATAAGTAAAGATTGATTAAGTTTCACTTTATTGCTTGTTAGTTGATTGAGTTGTTTTATCAGGTTGGCTGTTGTGTGATATCTCTTAGCAATAGCATCCAAACTATCACCTCTTTTTACTTGATGTTTAGTCCAGCTTACGCGCTTATCTTCAGGTATATTCGATAGATTCAAGTTAAATCTTTCGACTTTTTCAGCAGGTATTAATAACTTGAATGGCTTATAAGGTGCAGTTGTCCATCGGTTATAACCGGGATTTAATTTAATCAATTCCTTATAACTGATGCCAGCAAGTTTAGCGGCATGATTTAAGTCAATTTGACTGCCAATATTAACTTCTTCGAAATAGGGAAGATAGGGAATATTTGGAAGTGTTATTTTATACCGTTTTGGATTGTTAATAATTTCTGCCAAGGCTAATAAACGCGGTACATAGACTTTGGTTTCTCTGGGAACCGGCAGATTCCAGAATTGAACATAACGCCCGTTACGTGCAGTTGATTTGATTGCTCGTGAAATTGTTCCTTCCCCTGAGTCATAAGCAGCGATGGCTAAAATCCAGTTACCGCTAAAATATTTATTTAGATAGACGAGGTAATTCAAAGCTGCATCGGTTGAAGGGCCAATGCTACGTCTTCCGTCAAACCACCAGTCTTGCTTTAATCCCAGATCGCTTCCGGTACGAGGCATGAGTTGCCATATACCAGCAGCTCCTGCTCCTGAATAGGCGAAGGGATCGTACGCGCTTTCTATCATGGGGAGTAGTGCCAACTCTCCAGGTAGTTTTCTTTTCTTTATTTCTCCTAACACGTGGTAAATGTAAGGTTCGGATTGGCTACTTACTTTGTTAATATAGCTGGGGTGAGAAATTAGCCATCGGATTTGCTCTTGTACCTCTGGGCGGGTTACTTCATGGCTTAAGGTAAATTCACTACGTAATACATCCCATACATCTGGGGTTGTGCCAGAAATTGCACTGCTGGAAATACCAATAAAAATAAGGATGCAGAATAAAAATTTCTTTATAATCAATAAATTACAATTCAATGGTCTTACCTGTTATTATAATTGGCTAATCAGTTTACTAAAAATTAAAGAAGGATTAAACCCTTTTTGATTCAATTTAATACATGCGGTAACTAATTTAATCTTTTTGTTTTGTTATTTAAATAGATTTTTTTGATTTCTCAGTACCTTAAAAACATCCAGAGAGTCTGAAGAACGCGCACCATGTGAGAGGGCATACTGTTTCACTTGCTCTTCATCAGTGCGTAAAAAAGGATTAATTGATAATTCCAAATCTATAGTAGACGGGAGGGTACAAGGTGATGATTGTTTCATAATTTGTTGCATGTAATCGATGACTGATGAATTGCATGGTTCAACACTATGAGCAAATCTTAAATTTTGTAAGGTGTATTCGTGTGCACAAAAAACTTTAGTATTTCGCGGGAGTTTTTTAAATAGGAGCAGGGATTCATGCAATTCCTCTATGGTTCCATCAAACACTCTACCGCAACCAGCAGAAAATAAAGTATCTCCACAAAATAACCATCCTTGCTCTGGTTCATAATAGCTTATATGGGTAGAAGTATGCCCCGGATTAAATAAAACATGAAAGTTAAGACATCCTGTTTGAACGGATTGACCTTGTTTAACCGGCTTGGTTATATAATTAATACGTTCATCCATTGGGCCATAGACTTTGCAAGATGGCCATTGTTTAACTAGCGAATCAACGCCGCCTGTATGATCATAGTGGTGGTGAGTTAATAATATCGTTCGTAGAGTCAGTTGATTGGATTGGGCAAAACGTATTATTTGTGCCGCTTCTCCTGGGTCGACACAATCGAATGCACCAGCTATTTTATCAATAAAGACCCAAATATAATTGTCTGAAAAAGCTGAAATTGGCAAGACTGTCATGATTTATAACTCGTGGACTAGTTTTGAACCTGATTCAATAATATAGGAAGATGAGCCAGGGTTAAAATAGGTTTTTAAAGTCTCTAAAACGGCTTTGATTTCTGACGGAAAAGTATAGGGAGGATTAACTATCCAAAGACCACAACCAGTCATCCCTTCCTTTATGAGTGGATTTAAGTGAAACTCAACCCTTACTGAATTAGTGCTAATCTCTTTCATTTTTCTTAGGAATTGTTCAGTCCATGTTGTTTTTACAACGGGATACCAAACGCAATATACACCGGTAGAAAATTTTGAGTAAGCGTTTTTTATGGCGGTTGGAATTTCTTTGTATTCTTCTTTTCTTTCATACGAGGGATCAACAAAAATTACCCCACGCTTTTCTGGTGGTGGTAAAAGGGCTTTCAACATTGAAATTCCATCTGTGTGGCTAACATGAACTTTCTTATTAAGATGAGGGAGCTTTAATAAGGCACTATGTTCTGTTGGGTGTAATTCACATAAGTATAATCGGTCTTGTGAACGCAATTGGCTGATTGCGAAATAGGGCGAACCCGGATAATAACGTAATGTCTGGCTAAGATTTATTTGCTTAATTACACTAATATATTCGAGAAATAGGGAGGGTAGATTCTCTCTATTGAGCCATACTGGATTAATTCCTTCCTTATATTCCTCTGTTTTTAAAGACTGTTTGTCTTTTAAATCATATATCCCTCGCCCGGAGTGGGTTTCAAGATAGAATAAGGGCTTATCCTTGTGAGTCAGATAAACCAAAAGTCGAGTTAGGGTGATGTGCTTGATTACATCAGCAAAATTTCCGGCATGATAGCCATGTTGATAACTGAGCATGAAATAAGGCTTCGAAAGGTATTTTCCAAATTATATCAAAATAATGGTTTATACTGTAGCTGCATATTAGACCTCTTGCTAATCTGTCTCTTTTATTTTGCTGCTACGTTGCAAACGCTTCTGCGGTGCTCATTTATTGCATGTAAACTCCGCTCTTCAAAACGTTTACGCCTTGCCCTGAAACAAAAGAAGCAGGTTATTCAAGAGATCTATTTTACCTTCAGTTACTTTATTCCTTAATTTATGCACTATACTTTTTTTGAGGGGAGTAAATTGGGAGACTGAGATGGGTTTACATGAAGAATTTGAGGATCAATCATTTTCAGATTATAACTATGACGAGGAAATTGATGATCATATTGATGATTTAAATCAAAAAAAGAAAATCAGACGTATGCTTGAAGATAGACTTGAACGAAAGCGTCTAAAAGAGGAATTCAAAGACGACTTTGATGAACTAAGTGGCGAATTTGACTGGGACGAACTGGATAAATAATTTTCATTCCCTTAATTTTGCTGCTGACATCATAGTATTTTCAAGCAAAGTGACTATAGTCATTGGTCCAACCCCTCCGGGAACCGGTGTGATCCAGGCCACCTTTTCGACTGCCTTCTTAAAATCAACATCGCCTCTGATGCTGCCATCGGGCAAACGATGCATTCCTACATCAATCACTACCTGGTGCTCTTTGAGCCAGTCTGTGGCTATAACGTCCATTTTGCCAGTGGCAACTATTAGAAAATCAGCAATCTCAACAAATTTCTGTAATTGTTGGGTAAATTTGTGGCATATTGTTACAGTAGCACCAGCTAATAATAACTCAAGGCTCATTGGCCTTCCAACAATATTCGATGCCCCAATCACAACAGCATGTTTTCTTTTTACATTGAGATCATAGTGATGTAATAAATTCATAATCCCCAAAGGAGTACATGGCCTTAAAAAGGGATTTCGCTGAGCAAGTCGACCCAGGTTATAAGGATGAAATCCATCTACGTCTTTTTCAGGCTTTATGTGTTCTATTATGGTTCTTTCGTTAATATGTTTGGGCAAAGGTAATTGAATTAAAATACCGTCAATTTTATCCGATTGATTTAATTCATGGATCAGCTGAATTAATTCTTCTTGAGTTGTTTCAGCAGGTAAATCGTAAGAATGAGAGGTAATCCCTACATCTTCGCAGGCTTTTCGTTTATTACTGACATAAATCAATGAAGCGGGGTCATTGCCAATTAAAACAACTGCGAGCCCTGGTGCCCTTTGCCCTTGTTCCACATGATATTGTACTCTTTGTTTTAGTTCATTTCTGCGAAGGGCAGATATTTCTCTTCCATCAATTAGTGACGCAGACATTTTCTTCTCACAATTTTTATGGAGTACATTATGAATTACAGGTTGTTCTAATGCAATATGGTTCATGTGCAACAAGGAAAATACACTTATTCTTCCAGTTTTCTTAAGTAATTTTGAGCCAGTTGATAAGCTTGAGATAGATTGTGATGCACTTCAGGATGCATGTTCTGATCTTGAGCTTCCATTTCATTTTTACAATCCAGAAGAAAATCCTGTAACAATTTGCATTTTTCCTTTTTGCTGATATCCATTAGAAATATTTCGATAACTTCATTTTCTCTATTCATCGCTATGCCAAATTTAATTTTACTAATCCTCAATATAATTATAGTTGAAGGTCTATTGGAATTATGCATTTTGCCTGGTTGGGTTTTAAAAGGTCACAATTGATTTGGCTTGTTAAATTAGATGAAATGTGTGATGGAATTTTATACATTATCTTATGATTTTTAGTGAATAATTTCGTGTTTTCTTGAATAGACTAACGGATAATGATACTTTTTACTTAGGCAATTAAATCATCAACATCTTGTATCACAGGTGCATGGAGCTCTGATTGAAAAAAACTGTTCTGCATGCGGCTATATTCTCATTGACTATGCCAATATCTCTTTATGCACTTGGCTTAGGGGAAATGAAGGTACAGTCCTCATTGGATCAGCCTTTTTCAGCCGAAATCGAATTAATAGATGTAGGAGCAGATCCTCTTGCCAGTATCAAGGTGAATTTAGCTGATCCGGAGCAATTTGAACAAATTGGACTTGAGCGAGCTGCGGTCTTGTCTTTGCTACGGTTTCAGGTTGAGAGAAATCCAAAAGGTATTCCTGTTGTAAAAGTATCGTCTACAGAACGAATGACAGAACCTTATATGGAAATTGTAGTCGATCTCACCTGGCCAAAAGGTCAATTATACAAGGTTTATACCGTATTATTAGACCCGCCGGGATATCAATTGGGAATTACCACCGCTCAAAGCAGGCCAGTTTATTACAAGAAGAAATCTGCAAGTTACAGTAATGAGCCTGGCGTTATTGAAAAGACTGTGATTACTACCGTGGAGCATAGCCCTGTATCGAGAAATGATAGCAAAAAGAAAACCACTTATGGACCGACTGTAACTAATGAAAACGTATGGCAAATTGCCCAAAGATATAAAACTTCAAAATTGATTTTGCCTCAGGTTGTATTAGCTATAGTTGGTGCGAATCCTGAAGCATTTAAAGATGGAAACCTGAATGGCTTAAAAGTTGGCGTTCGGCTAGTTATTCCATCAACAGAAGAAATTGCCCAAGTGCCTTCTGATCTGGCTATTGAAGAGGTTATGGCTCATGACAAAGCCTGGAATGAACATACCTCTATTAATCATGTACTAGCTCCTCCATACATTAATAGTCCAATAGCGGATGGAACTCCTCAACAGAATAAAGTTTCCTCAATCCCCGTAATTCCAAAGTTTACTATTGGGGTGAATCCTAACACTCCGACACTTCAGCAATTAATTCCCAGCACCTCGGTTTCAATAGATGCGTCTAGCCAACAGCAACCTGTACAAAACAACAATAAAATACAGATAATGGAGCAAAATGAAAAAATTAAGGCAGAGATTTCAATTACAACAGCAGCAGTTGAATCAGTTCGGGAATCAAATGCGTTATTGATGGAACAATTACGTATTCTACAAGAGCAAAATAAAAAATTGCAGGAAAAGTTGGATAAGCGTGAGAAAGAAATAGAATTAATGCGTACGCAGGTACAAACTATGTTGAAAGAGCGGCAAGCTGTCGCGTCACAGGCCAGTTCACTTCCCTCTAATGCACAAGCAATGAGCCTTTGGCCGTATATCATTTTGTTGATACTTGCTGCAGGGGGAGCTGGATTTGCTTATTGGTACTTCAGACAACGTCAACAAAAAGAGGAGGCTTATTCTTTCAAAACAGATTCTGATTCAAGTTCCAAGCCATTTATACCCTTAGTTGAGCCAGTCAAATATGAACAAGACAGCCAGATAGATGATAAACAAACTTCTACATCCTCAATTCTGGAGCAAGTGTCTGATAATGAAAAACAAGCCGGAATTCCCGTTTCTAATGTTGATCAGAGTGAATTTCAGCCTAGAGAAAGTGATAAAACCCCAAAAACTGATACAGTTGAGCGGGTGACGAATCTTGGAGATATTGAACCGTCAATAGTAAAAGAAGATAAACAATTAGAGCAAGAAGTTCCGGCTAAACCAGAAGTTCCGGCCAAACCAGAAGCTCAGGCCAAACCAGAGGCTCAGGCCAAACCAGAAGCTCAGGCTAAACCAGAAGCTCAGGCTAAACCAGAAGTTCAGGCCAAACCAGAAGTTCAGGTTAAAGAAAATCAAATGATGCTTGAGCCTGTTATGGAGCCTGAACAATTAGAAATTAATAAGGAAGTTGGAGGTGATGATGCCGAGTCAGGTAAGGATGAAACTCAGCAAACTGAAGACTATCAAAATTTTGAGGTGATAGAGTTTGAATCTGGTTTACATGAATTAATTAAAGATAAGCCCAAAACTAAAATAATAGAATCAACAGATAAAGGAGATGATAGTGATAATGGAATAGATTTCATTCCTTTAACTATTAATGAGGAAAGCAACACATTTATGCATGAACAAGAAATTGAGAAATCAGACCAATATGAAGATAAAAAATCAAAAGAATCTGCTACAAAGGAAAATCAGTTTGATTTAGATAATTCAGATTTTGATATAGAAGACATTGAATCAGAACCTAACGTAAGCCAGGAGGAAAAGGAAGGTCGTGATTTAGAAAAAACAGAAAAGGGTATTTCTATATCTCAAGCTGTTGATGAAGCCACACCTACCAAGTCACCCAGTGAAAGCAATGAAACCTCTAATCCATTGAAGAGTAAAAAAGCACTAGATACTTTGTTGGATTTGGCAAAAACCTATATTAGTATGGGTGATATAGAAACAGCAAAAAGTTCTCTTGAAGAAGTGATCGAGCATGGAAGCGCTAACCAAAAAGAACAAGCCAGGCAGTTACTGGATCAATTAAAGTGACAATTAATGTTCATCTTTGTTATTTAAAAAGCAGGCTTATTGGTCATTAAATAAAATACTCCAATAAGACTTAAGAATGCTGGCCAACCCAGAATAAACCAATAGAGGAAATATCGATGATATTCATTTGGTAGGGTTGTATTATTTCTTACCGCCTCTATGGCTAAATTCCTCATTCTGATTTGCAGGTAGACCACAGGGAACCAACAACACGCCGCAATGACATATCCAAGAATTGATCCCAGTATCCAGAAAGAAGTCCAGGAAAATCCAGCAAGGTAAACCATGGCAAATCCTGTGAGTGGTTGCAGTATCCCAGATGTACCAGTGAATATCCAATCAGCAAAAACCACATATTTTGAAATGGCAGCAATAACTAGCGGATTTTTTGTTCTATGGCCATAAACCATCACACTGGCCGTTCCTATACCTGTACCAAAAAGTATCGTTGAACTGAGTATATGGATAAATTTTAAATAAAAATAGAGCATTATTTATCAGACTCCAACCCCAGACCTATTAAAATAGCTATTAATAAAGGAATATTCTTGGCTATGGGAGCAAATGGATCCAACCAAAGGTGAGGCAATTTCATGGTAATAATAACCATATATACCGAAATCGTAATCAGTTGCAATATACTGGTCAATTTAAATCGATAATTAAACAACATGGTTATACCTAAAAGGCCATCCCATAAAGCCAAAGTATAAAATAAGAGTGACTGCCAGAAGGATGAAAAGCCTATTTGAGCAAACAAAGATAATGAATTACTTTTTGGATAAAAAAACAAACAACATAAGGCTGTCCAAATCCAGACAAAGGATATTCCAAGTCTTAGGGGGAATTTAAGAAAATACAATTGCGCATGCCAATGGTCTTGTACTGAACTCGGTTGACTATAGAGGCCTTCTTCATAGTCTTTGGGGGTAAATTTTACATAATCAGCAAATCGCTGTGTTTCTTGCTGATTAGTAATATTGTCACTGGCAAGCATTTTATAAGAAACAGTATTAATACTTGAATAGGGGAGCAAATCACCAAATCGGGTCAATAAGCGAATAAATGACAAGGGAATAGGTATTATTCTGGTTTTGGTCAATCCAAGCCATGAACGCAGTTTTATTATTATTTCTTT
Above is a genomic segment from Legionella pneumophila subsp. pascullei containing:
- a CDS encoding septation protein A is translated as MKLLFDFFPIVLFFIVYKFFGIYTATAVAMIASLSQVALYRLKFQHYEKMHLFSLAIIMILGGATLFFQNPWFIKWKPTGIYWLSALVFFSSSYIGSKPLIQKMMETNINLTTKIWYRLNLAWTLFFIVMGALNLYVAYHYDTDVWVNFKLFGGVGFTLLFVLIQAFYLTKHTDEKGFEKQ
- a CDS encoding LysM peptidoglycan-binding domain-containing protein; the encoded protein is MNCNLLIIKKFLFCILIFIGISSSAISGTTPDVWDVLRSEFTLSHEVTRPEVQEQIRWLISHPSYINKVSSQSEPYIYHVLGEIKKRKLPGELALLPMIESAYDPFAYSGAGAAGIWQLMPRTGSDLGLKQDWWFDGRRSIGPSTDAALNYLVYLNKYFSGNWILAIAAYDSGEGTISRAIKSTARNGRYVQFWNLPVPRETKVYVPRLLALAEIINNPKRYKITLPNIPYLPYFEEVNIGSQIDLNHAAKLAGISYKELIKLNPGYNRWTTAPYKPFKLLIPAEKVERFNLNLSNIPEDKRVSWTKHQVKRGDSLDAIAKRYHTTANLIKQLNQLTSNKVKLNQSLLIPSSKNSPAVAKIPPQEKKPAVKQPVPMKNIRIIHIVQNNDNYQKIQKTYGVAAKDIQNWNKLAINAPLRKGQRLVIWKRVKQPIEYIVKSGDSLSVIAKKYQTKVNTIISLNPGLKKSTFLRLGQKILIG
- the gloB gene encoding hydroxyacylglutathione hydrolase — protein: MTVLPISAFSDNYIWVFIDKIAGAFDCVDPGEAAQIIRFAQSNQLTLRTILLTHHHYDHTGGVDSLVKQWPSCKVYGPMDERINYITKPVKQGQSVQTGCLNFHVLFNPGHTSTHISYYEPEQGWLFCGDTLFSAGCGRVFDGTIEELHESLLLFKKLPRNTKVFCAHEYTLQNLRFAHSVEPCNSSVIDYMQQIMKQSSPCTLPSTIDLELSINPFLRTDEEQVKQYALSHGARSSDSLDVFKVLRNQKNLFK
- a CDS encoding response regulator is translated as MRLLLVEDDELLGDAVKAGLTQFGYVVDWLKDGEAARAALKSESFELIILDLGLPKLSGLSLLQNIRHDGNSTPVIILTARESIEDRVKGLDSGADDYLIKPFDLNELSARIRALVRRSQGRADSVLQYKNITLDPAAHSVFVDDVLVNVPRREFALLQKLLENSGQVLSREQLMQSIYGWEEDVDSNALEVHIHNLRKKLNANFIRTIRGVGYMAEKNDSVLLS
- a CDS encoding 23S rRNA (adenine(2030)-N(6))-methyltransferase RlmJ: MLSYQHGYHAGNFADVIKHITLTRLLVYLTHKDKPLFYLETHSGRGIYDLKDKQSLKTEEYKEGINPVWLNRENLPSLFLEYISVIKQINLSQTLRYYPGSPYFAISQLRSQDRLYLCELHPTEHSALLKLPHLNKKVHVSHTDGISMLKALLPPPEKRGVIFVDPSYERKEEYKEIPTAIKNAYSKFSTGVYCVWYPVVKTTWTEQFLRKMKEISTNSVRVEFHLNPLIKEGMTGCGLWIVNPPYTFPSEIKAVLETLKTYFNPGSSSYIIESGSKLVHEL
- a CDS encoding DUF2269 family protein, with protein sequence MLYFYLKFIHILSSTILFGTGIGTASVMVYGHRTKNPLVIAAISKYVVFADWIFTGTSGILQPLTGFAMVYLAGFSWTSFWILGSILGYVIAACCWFPVVYLQIRMRNLAIEAVRNNTTLPNEYHRYFLYWFILGWPAFLSLIGVFYLMTNKPAF
- the folD gene encoding bifunctional methylenetetrahydrofolate dehydrogenase/methenyltetrahydrofolate cyclohydrolase FolD gives rise to the protein MSASLIDGREISALRRNELKQRVQYHVEQGQRAPGLAVVLIGNDPASLIYVSNKRKACEDVGITSHSYDLPAETTQEELIQLIHELNQSDKIDGILIQLPLPKHINERTIIEHIKPEKDVDGFHPYNLGRLAQRNPFLRPCTPLGIMNLLHHYDLNVKRKHAVVIGASNIVGRPMSLELLLAGATVTICHKFTQQLQKFVEIADFLIVATGKMDVIATDWLKEHQVVIDVGMHRLPDGSIRGDVDFKKAVEKVAWITPVPGGVGPMTIVTLLENTMMSAAKLRE
- a CDS encoding NAD(P)H-binding protein, encoding MKILVTGASGFIASQFVTDLMIDGHEVICCVRNIKYTQRIFPGAKVIFCDFINDTKPEIWAERLQEIDVVINCVGILYHPNDKIVWKIHYETPKALFDACLSSGVKKIIQISALGIDKVDVSYAASKKAIDDYLLTLSIPSVIIRPSYVYGKGSYGGSSLFRGIAGTPFFTAIPGMGNQKFQPISLNDLSRAIVRLVSTPVTETIILHAVSKKIITLKEIIIKLRSWLGLTKTRIIPIPLSFIRLLTRFGDLLPYSSINTVSYKMLASDNITNQQETQRFADYVKFTPKDYEEGLYSQPSSVQDHWHAQLYFLKFPLRLGISFVWIWTALCCLFFYPKSNSLSLFAQIGFSSFWQSLLFYTLALWDGLLGITMLFNYRFKLTSILQLITISVYMVIITMKLPHLWLDPFAPIAKNIPLLIAILIGLGLESDK
- a CDS encoding FimV/HubP family polar landmark protein, encoding MKKTVLHAAIFSLTMPISLYALGLGEMKVQSSLDQPFSAEIELIDVGADPLASIKVNLADPEQFEQIGLERAAVLSLLRFQVERNPKGIPVVKVSSTERMTEPYMEIVVDLTWPKGQLYKVYTVLLDPPGYQLGITTAQSRPVYYKKKSASYSNEPGVIEKTVITTVEHSPVSRNDSKKKTTYGPTVTNENVWQIAQRYKTSKLILPQVVLAIVGANPEAFKDGNLNGLKVGVRLVIPSTEEIAQVPSDLAIEEVMAHDKAWNEHTSINHVLAPPYINSPIADGTPQQNKVSSIPVIPKFTIGVNPNTPTLQQLIPSTSVSIDASSQQQPVQNNNKIQIMEQNEKIKAEISITTAAVESVRESNALLMEQLRILQEQNKKLQEKLDKREKEIELMRTQVQTMLKERQAVASQASSLPSNAQAMSLWPYIILLILAAGGAGFAYWYFRQRQQKEEAYSFKTDSDSSSKPFIPLVEPVKYEQDSQIDDKQTSTSSILEQVSDNEKQAGIPVSNVDQSEFQPRESDKTPKTDTVERVTNLGDIEPSIVKEDKQLEQEVPAKPEVPAKPEAQAKPEAQAKPEAQAKPEAQAKPEVQAKPEVQVKENQMMLEPVMEPEQLEINKEVGGDDAESGKDETQQTEDYQNFEVIEFESGLHELIKDKPKTKIIESTDKGDDSDNGIDFIPLTINEESNTFMHEQEIEKSDQYEDKKSKESATKENQFDLDNSDFDIEDIESEPNVSQEEKEGRDLEKTEKGISISQAVDEATPTKSPSESNETSNPLKSKKALDTLLDLAKTYISMGDIETAKSSLEEVIEHGSANQKEQARQLLDQLK